From Woronichinia naegeliana WA131, the proteins below share one genomic window:
- the kdpB gene encoding potassium-transporting ATPase subunit KdpB translates to MKKLLRSQRKHTPKAKTKGLYLRAIKQSFVKLDPRIAIKNPVMFLVWIGTIITLLVTINPELFGDVPTPNQRLFNGTITLILFFTVLFANFAEAVAEGRGKAQADALRATKTDTIARKILPDASTEEINSTNLKRGDQIKVIAGDMIPADGEVIGGMASVDESAITGESAPVLKQPGTDIASSVTGGTRILSDELLIRVTADPGKGFIDRMIALVEGAERSKTPNEIALTVLLAVLSEVFLIVIATLPAIANYVKSPVSIAVLIALLVALIPTTIGGLLSAIGIAGMDRVAQFNVIATSGRAVEACGDVNTLVLDKTGTITLGNRLAEEFIPINDYSVEQVAKVALMSSIFDETPEGRSIISLAEKWGSNLDFDPQTATGIEFSARTRMSGTDLANGLEIRKGAVDAIKGFVRSRGGQIATDLDVAYERVSRLGGTPLAVCQGAEIYGVIYLKDIIKPNIKERFNQLRRMGIRTIMLTGDNQITASVIAQEAGVDDFIAEATPEDKIEVIRAEQAKGKLVAMTGDGTNDAPALAQANVGVAMNSGTQAAKEAANMVDLDSDPTKLIDIVTIGKQLLITRGALTTFSIANDIAKYFAIIPAMFSSVGIGSLNIMGLASSQSAILSALIYNALIIPALIPLALKGIKFRPLTADQLLQRNILIYGLGGVIAPFVAIKIIDLLVTSVGLV, encoded by the coding sequence ATGAAAAAACTACTGCGATCGCAACGAAAACATACTCCCAAAGCCAAAACAAAAGGTCTATATCTCCGCGCCATTAAACAATCTTTTGTTAAACTTGATCCTCGTATTGCCATTAAAAATCCCGTCATGTTTCTCGTCTGGATTGGCACTATTATTACCCTATTAGTAACTATTAACCCAGAACTTTTTGGGGATGTCCCCACTCCTAATCAACGATTATTTAATGGAACGATTACCCTGATTTTGTTTTTTACCGTTCTCTTTGCCAACTTTGCTGAAGCGGTCGCCGAAGGTCGTGGAAAAGCCCAGGCAGATGCTCTCAGAGCCACCAAAACCGACACGATCGCCCGTAAGATTTTACCCGATGCTTCCACTGAAGAAATTAACTCCACTAACTTAAAAAGAGGCGATCAAATTAAAGTGATTGCAGGGGATATGATTCCAGCCGATGGGGAAGTGATCGGTGGGATGGCCTCCGTCGATGAATCGGCTATTACCGGAGAATCTGCCCCTGTTTTAAAACAACCTGGAACCGATATTGCCAGTTCGGTAACGGGAGGAACACGGATTCTTTCTGATGAATTATTGATTCGTGTTACGGCTGATCCAGGCAAAGGTTTTATTGATCGCATGATTGCTTTAGTTGAAGGAGCAGAACGGAGTAAAACCCCCAATGAAATTGCTTTAACGGTTTTATTAGCCGTTTTAAGTGAAGTCTTTTTAATTGTGATTGCCACTTTGCCGGCGATCGCCAACTATGTGAAAAGTCCCGTTAGCATTGCGGTGTTAATTGCCCTCCTCGTCGCGCTTATTCCGACAACTATTGGGGGATTATTAAGTGCGATCGGGATTGCCGGTATGGATCGAGTTGCCCAATTTAACGTTATTGCGACATCAGGAAGAGCAGTAGAAGCCTGTGGTGATGTTAACACTTTAGTCTTAGATAAAACGGGAACCATTACCTTAGGAAATCGCCTAGCAGAAGAGTTTATTCCCATTAATGATTATAGTGTCGAACAGGTTGCCAAAGTAGCTTTAATGTCTAGTATTTTTGACGAAACACCAGAGGGGCGTTCTATTATTAGTCTGGCGGAAAAATGGGGTTCAAATCTAGATTTTGATCCTCAAACGGCTACTGGCATTGAGTTTTCAGCACGAACGCGGATGAGTGGGACAGACTTAGCCAATGGTCTAGAGATTCGCAAGGGAGCCGTTGATGCCATTAAAGGTTTTGTCCGTTCTAGAGGTGGCCAAATCGCCACAGATTTAGATGTTGCCTATGAGCGAGTTTCTCGATTAGGTGGAACTCCCTTAGCCGTTTGTCAAGGAGCAGAAATTTATGGCGTAATTTATCTCAAAGATATTATTAAACCCAATATTAAGGAACGTTTTAATCAATTACGACGCATGGGCATTCGGACAATTATGCTCACAGGAGATAATCAAATTACGGCTTCTGTGATTGCTCAAGAAGCAGGCGTTGATGACTTTATTGCTGAGGCGACTCCAGAGGATAAAATTGAAGTAATTCGGGCTGAACAGGCAAAAGGTAAATTAGTGGCAATGACGGGGGATGGAACTAATGATGCACCGGCGCTTGCTCAAGCCAATGTAGGCGTTGCCATGAATTCAGGAACTCAAGCGGCCAAGGAAGCAGCCAATATGGTGGACTTAGATTCTGATCCCACAAAATTAATCGATATTGTCACGATTGGTAAACAACTATTGATTACTCGTGGCGCGTTAACCACTTTTTCAATCGCCAATGATATTGCTAAATATTTTGCCATTATTCCCGCGATGTTCTCAAGCGTAGGCATTGGCAGTTTGAATATTATGGGATTAGCCAGTTCTCAATCGGCAATTCTCTCTGCTCTCATCTACAATGCTTTAATTATTCCGGCTCTAATTCCTTTAGCACTAAAAGGGATTAAGTTCAGACCTTTAACGGCTGATCAACTATTACAACGCAATATTTTAATCTATGGTTTAGGTGGTGTCATTGCCCCCTTTGTTGCGATTAAGATTATTGATCTGTTAGTAACGTCTGTGGGTTTAGTTTAG